The following proteins are co-located in the Bradyrhizobium sp. AZCC 2176 genome:
- a CDS encoding mandelate racemase/muconate lactonizing enzyme family protein has translation MRIVDVREITKPISSPIRNAYIDFSKMTASLVAVVTDVERDGRRVVGYGFNSNGRYGQGGLIRERFRNRILEADPKSVLNEAGDNLDPHKLWAVMMSNEKPGGHGERSVAVGTLDMAFWDATAKIAGKPLFRLLAEQKGREANPRVFVYAAGGYYYPGKDNTALRAEMRGYLNRGYNVVKMKIGGSTIDEDQRRIEAVLTEIGSEAQLAVDVNGRFDLETGIAYAKMLRQYPLFWYEEVGDPLDYALQAALSEFYPGSMATGENLFSHQDARNLLRYGGMRPDRDWLQFDCALSYGLVEYLRTLDVLHQFGWSPSRCIPHGGHQMSLNIAAGLGLGGNESYPDLFQPYGGFPDGVKVENGHIVMPELPGIGFEGKSDLIKVMRELAE, from the coding sequence GTGCGCATCGTTGACGTCCGCGAAATCACCAAGCCGATCTCATCGCCCATACGGAATGCCTATATCGACTTCTCGAAGATGACTGCCAGCCTCGTCGCGGTGGTGACCGACGTAGAGCGCGACGGACGGCGCGTGGTCGGCTACGGCTTCAACTCGAACGGTCGGTACGGCCAAGGCGGTCTCATCCGTGAGCGTTTCCGCAATCGCATTCTCGAGGCGGATCCCAAGAGCGTCCTGAACGAGGCCGGCGACAACCTTGATCCGCACAAGCTATGGGCGGTGATGATGAGCAACGAGAAGCCCGGCGGCCACGGCGAGCGCTCGGTGGCCGTCGGAACGCTCGATATGGCGTTTTGGGACGCTACGGCCAAGATCGCAGGCAAGCCGCTGTTCAGGTTGCTCGCCGAGCAGAAGGGACGCGAAGCCAATCCGCGTGTTTTCGTCTACGCTGCCGGCGGGTACTACTATCCGGGCAAGGATAATACCGCGCTCAGGGCCGAAATGCGCGGTTACCTCAACCGCGGCTACAACGTCGTCAAGATGAAGATCGGCGGCTCTACGATCGACGAGGATCAACGGCGCATCGAGGCGGTGCTGACCGAGATCGGGTCGGAGGCGCAACTGGCTGTCGACGTCAATGGTCGCTTCGATCTCGAAACCGGCATCGCTTATGCCAAGATGCTCCGCCAGTACCCGTTGTTCTGGTATGAGGAAGTCGGCGATCCGCTCGACTACGCGCTCCAGGCGGCTCTCTCGGAGTTTTATCCTGGCTCGATGGCAACTGGCGAGAACCTCTTTTCGCATCAGGATGCCCGCAACCTTCTGCGTTACGGCGGAATGCGACCGGACCGTGACTGGCTGCAATTCGACTGTGCGCTGTCGTATGGTCTGGTTGAGTACCTGCGTACCCTCGACGTGCTTCATCAGTTTGGGTGGTCGCCCTCTCGCTGCATCCCGCACGGAGGTCATCAAATGTCCTTGAACATCGCCGCGGGGCTCGGGCTCGGGGGTAACGAAAGCTATCCGGATCTCTTCCAGCCCTATGGCGGCTTTCCGGATGGCGTGAAGGTGGAGAACGGGCACATCGTCATGCCAGAGCTTCCCGGCATCGGCTTTGAAGGTAAGTCCGATCTGATCAAGGTAATGCGCGAACTCGCCGAATAG
- a CDS encoding (deoxy)nucleoside triphosphate pyrophosphohydrolase: MADIKLTLVVACALVDADKRVLLAQRPKGKALAGLWEFPGGKVEPGERPEQTLIRELHEEIGIDVSEPCLAPLTFASHAYDSFHLLMPLYICRRWEGLVIAREGQQLAWVRANKLRDYPMPPADIPLIPHLIDLLM, translated from the coding sequence ATGGCTGACATCAAGCTCACCCTCGTCGTCGCCTGCGCCCTCGTCGACGCCGACAAGCGCGTGCTGCTCGCACAGCGCCCGAAAGGCAAGGCGCTCGCCGGCCTGTGGGAGTTTCCCGGCGGCAAGGTCGAGCCCGGCGAACGGCCGGAGCAGACCCTGATCCGCGAGTTGCATGAAGAAATCGGCATCGACGTCAGCGAGCCGTGCCTGGCGCCGCTGACCTTTGCGAGCCATGCCTATGACAGCTTTCATCTGTTGATGCCGCTCTACATCTGCCGGCGCTGGGAAGGCTTGGTGATCGCGCGCGAAGGCCAGCAACTGGCCTGGGTCCGCGCCAACAAGCTGCGCGATTACCCGATGCCCCCCGCGGACATTCCGCTGATCCCGCATCTGATCGATTTGTTGATGTGA
- the argJ gene encoding bifunctional glutamate N-acetyltransferase/amino-acid acetyltransferase ArgJ: protein MSTPVSPLAPTDVPEMPAIAGVKLATAAAGIRYKGRTDVMLAVMDKGTTAAGVFTRSKCPSAPVEWCRAKLGRGGSSKRGFARALVVNSGNANAFTGKTGKQSTALTAQIAAKAVGCATGDVFLASTGVIGEPLDATKFDGVLATLSEAATPDHWMDAARAIMTTDTFPKVATATVKLGKAKVTINGMAKGAGMIAPDMATMLSFVFTDAPLSSAVLQSLLKGGVEDTFNAVTIDSDTSTSDTLLAFATGAATAHGAPKISRASDPRLKAFAKAFRDVLADLAEQVARDGEGARKLVEVIVEGATTKTSARRIAMSIANSPLVKTAIAGEDANWGRVVMAVGKAGEPANRDKLSISFNGIRVAKSGARDPSYNEAEVSEVMKNPKIQIKVALGLGKGRDRVLTCDLTKEYVAINGDYRS from the coding sequence ATGTCCACACCCGTCTCCCCTCTCGCGCCGACCGATGTACCCGAGATGCCCGCGATCGCGGGCGTGAAGCTCGCAACCGCCGCAGCGGGCATCCGCTACAAGGGGCGAACCGACGTGATGCTCGCCGTCATGGACAAGGGCACTACGGCGGCCGGCGTGTTCACCAGGTCGAAATGTCCGTCCGCTCCGGTCGAATGGTGCCGCGCCAAACTCGGCCGCGGCGGATCTTCCAAGAGAGGATTTGCCCGCGCGCTGGTGGTGAATTCCGGCAATGCCAACGCCTTCACCGGCAAGACCGGCAAGCAATCGACGGCGCTGACCGCGCAAATCGCGGCGAAGGCGGTCGGCTGCGCCACCGGCGACGTGTTCCTCGCTTCCACCGGCGTGATCGGCGAACCGCTCGACGCCACCAAATTCGACGGCGTGCTGGCGACGTTGAGTGAGGCCGCCACACCCGACCACTGGATGGACGCGGCAAGAGCGATCATGACCACCGATACTTTCCCGAAGGTCGCCACCGCCACGGTGAAGCTCGGCAAGGCCAAGGTCACCATCAACGGCATGGCCAAGGGCGCCGGCATGATCGCGCCCGATATGGCGACCATGCTGTCCTTTGTGTTCACCGATGCGCCGCTGTCGTCCGCCGTGCTGCAGTCGCTGCTCAAGGGCGGCGTCGAGGATACGTTCAACGCCGTCACCATCGACAGCGACACCTCGACGTCGGACACCCTGCTCGCCTTTGCGACCGGCGCGGCCACAGCCCACGGCGCACCGAAGATCAGCCGCGCCAGCGACCCGCGCCTGAAGGCGTTCGCCAAGGCGTTCCGCGACGTGCTGGCCGATCTTGCCGAGCAGGTGGCCCGCGACGGCGAAGGCGCGCGCAAGCTGGTCGAGGTGATCGTCGAAGGCGCGACCACCAAGACCTCGGCGCGCCGAATCGCGATGTCGATCGCGAATTCGCCGCTGGTGAAGACGGCGATCGCCGGCGAGGACGCCAATTGGGGCCGCGTGGTGATGGCCGTCGGCAAGGCCGGCGAGCCCGCCAACCGCGACAAGCTTTCGATCTCGTTCAACGGCATCCGCGTCGCCAAGAGCGGCGCGCGCGATCCGTCCTACAACGAGGCCGAAGTTTCCGAGGTGATGAAAAATCCGAAGATCCAGATCAAGGTCGCGCTTGGCCTGGGCAAGGGCCGCGACCGCGTGCTGACCTGCGACCTCACCAAGGAATATGTCGCAATCAACGGCGACTATCGGTCATGA
- a CDS encoding peptidylprolyl isomerase — MTTSFPETKTGLRFGLASLAATACLAAILAASLPVRAQDNPILAKVNGVEIRQSDVALAEEELGPSLAQMDPATKKDNVLAFLIDLKIVAKAAEDKKVENSEDFKKRLAFSRSRLLMDSLLATEGKAATTDDAMKKVYEEAAKQITGEMEVHARHILVETEDEAKAIAEELKKGGDFAELAKKKSKDPGASDGGDLGFFTKEQMVPEFSAVAFTLEPGKISDPVKSQFGWHLIKVEEKRARKAPDFEQVRAQIETYVTRKAQAEYVAKLREAAKVERMDKPAEAAKPDAAKPADSKMAPPAKK, encoded by the coding sequence ATGACCACCTCGTTCCCGGAAACGAAAACCGGCCTGCGCTTCGGCCTCGCCTCCCTGGCCGCGACGGCCTGTCTGGCTGCGATTCTGGCCGCCAGCCTGCCGGTTCGTGCCCAGGACAACCCCATTCTCGCCAAGGTTAACGGTGTTGAGATCCGCCAGAGCGACGTCGCGCTCGCGGAAGAGGAACTCGGCCCCAGCCTCGCGCAAATGGACCCGGCAACCAAGAAGGACAACGTGCTGGCCTTCCTGATCGACCTGAAAATCGTCGCCAAGGCCGCCGAGGACAAGAAGGTCGAGAATTCCGAAGACTTCAAGAAGCGCCTGGCGTTCAGCCGCAGCCGCCTGCTGATGGACAGCCTGCTCGCAACCGAGGGCAAGGCTGCGACCACCGACGATGCCATGAAGAAGGTCTATGAGGAGGCCGCCAAGCAGATCACAGGCGAAATGGAAGTCCACGCCCGGCATATCCTGGTCGAGACCGAGGACGAGGCCAAGGCGATCGCGGAAGAACTGAAGAAGGGCGGCGACTTCGCCGAACTGGCGAAGAAGAAGTCCAAGGACCCCGGCGCCTCCGATGGCGGCGATCTCGGCTTCTTCACCAAGGAACAGATGGTGCCGGAATTCTCCGCCGTCGCGTTCACGCTCGAGCCCGGCAAGATCTCGGACCCCGTGAAGTCGCAATTCGGCTGGCACCTCATCAAGGTCGAGGAAAAGCGCGCCCGCAAAGCGCCCGACTTCGAGCAGGTCAGGGCTCAGATCGAGACCTATGTGACGCGCAAGGCGCAGGCCGAATACGTCGCCAAGCTGCGTGAAGCCGCCAAGGTCGAGCGCATGGACAAGCCGGCCGAAGCCGCCAAGCCGGACGCGGCAAAGCCCGCTGATTCCAAGATGGCGCCCCCGGCGAAGAAGTAA
- the secA gene encoding preprotein translocase subunit SecA: MIGALARKFFGSANDRRVKGYQSRVNAINVLEPELAALSDEALKARTGEFRQQLADGKTLDDILVPAFATVREAAKRTLGQRHFDVQLIGGMVLHEGDIAEMKTGEGKTLVATLAVYLNALAGKGVHVVTVNDYLARRDSEWMGQIYQFLGLTVGVIVHGLDDAERKEAYSRDITYGTNNEYGFDYLRDNMKYRLEDMVQRGHFYAIVDEVDSILIDEARTPLIISGPLDDRSEFYNTIDTFFPKLDKTDYEVDEKQRTVTLTEAGMEKIETLLRDAGQLKGESLYDVENVSVVHHINQALRAHSLFTRDKDYIVRDGEVVIIDEFTGRMMQGRRYSEGLHQALEAKEHVQVQPENQTLASITFQNYFRMYEKLSGMTGTALTEADELFDIYKLEVVEIPTNVPVARLDEDDEVYRTQNEKYAAILAEIERANKRLQPVLVGTASIEKSEVLADYLKKHGYKQIDFGSQSGMEKLYAAARAGKPAKLFAVLNARFHEQEAYIVAEAGVPGAITIATNMAGRGTDIKLGGSLDMRILQETADITDEAEKAKKIEQIKADIERFREIVLKAEDVIEVEPAKGSKPAKTITRPGGLYIMGSERHESRRIDNQLRGRSGRQGDPGRSKFFLSLEDDLMRIFGSDRLDTMLQRLGLKEGEAIIHPWINKALEKAQQKVEARNFDIRKNLLKFDNVQNDQRKVIFDQRVELMKSDSVAEMVADMRHDFIDDIVVKHVPEHAYAEQWDVAGLKEELKRVLDVDLPVEEWAKEEGIADEELLTRIEQRVDEHMAAKVAQWGPEVMRYVEKTILLQTLDHLWREHLIMLDHLRQVIGLRGYGQRDPLQEYKSEAFGLYEAMTAHLREAVTAQLMRVEIVPPEEQQPVLPAMEAHKFDPNTGEDEMAFANVSLVPEVGAADRDPKNPASWGKIGRNEDCPCGSGKKYKHCHGKYA; the protein is encoded by the coding sequence ATGATCGGCGCGCTCGCCCGCAAGTTTTTCGGCTCCGCCAACGACCGGCGGGTGAAGGGATATCAGTCCCGTGTCAACGCCATCAACGTGCTTGAGCCGGAACTCGCCGCGCTTTCCGACGAGGCGCTGAAGGCCCGCACCGGCGAATTCCGCCAGCAACTCGCCGACGGCAAGACGCTCGACGACATCCTGGTGCCGGCCTTCGCCACCGTGCGCGAGGCCGCCAAGCGCACCCTCGGCCAACGGCATTTCGACGTCCAGTTGATCGGCGGCATGGTGCTGCATGAGGGCGACATCGCCGAGATGAAGACCGGCGAAGGCAAGACGCTGGTGGCGACGCTCGCGGTCTATCTCAACGCGCTGGCCGGCAAGGGCGTCCATGTCGTCACCGTCAACGACTACCTCGCCCGCCGCGATAGCGAATGGATGGGCCAGATCTACCAGTTCCTCGGCCTGACCGTCGGCGTGATCGTGCACGGCCTCGACGATGCCGAGCGCAAGGAAGCCTATTCGCGCGACATCACCTACGGCACCAACAACGAATACGGTTTCGATTATCTGCGCGACAACATGAAATACCGGCTGGAGGACATGGTCCAGCGCGGCCATTTCTACGCCATCGTCGACGAAGTCGACTCGATCCTGATCGACGAGGCGCGCACGCCGCTGATCATCTCCGGTCCGCTCGACGACCGCTCGGAATTCTACAACACCATCGACACCTTCTTCCCCAAGCTCGACAAGACCGACTACGAGGTCGACGAGAAGCAGCGCACGGTGACGCTGACCGAAGCCGGCATGGAGAAGATCGAGACGCTGCTGCGCGACGCCGGACAGCTCAAGGGCGAATCGCTCTACGATGTCGAGAACGTCTCGGTCGTTCACCACATCAACCAGGCGCTGCGGGCGCACTCGCTGTTCACCCGCGACAAGGACTACATCGTCCGCGACGGCGAAGTCGTCATCATCGACGAATTCACCGGCCGCATGATGCAGGGCCGCCGCTATTCCGAAGGCCTGCACCAGGCGCTGGAAGCCAAGGAGCACGTCCAGGTCCAGCCGGAAAACCAGACGCTGGCCTCGATCACGTTCCAGAACTATTTCCGGATGTACGAAAAGCTCTCGGGCATGACCGGTACGGCGCTGACCGAAGCCGACGAACTGTTCGACATCTACAAGCTCGAGGTCGTGGAAATCCCGACCAACGTGCCGGTCGCGCGTCTCGACGAGGACGATGAAGTCTACCGCACCCAGAACGAGAAATACGCCGCGATTCTTGCCGAGATCGAGCGCGCCAACAAGCGGCTGCAGCCTGTGCTGGTCGGCACCGCATCGATCGAAAAGTCGGAAGTGCTGGCCGATTACTTGAAGAAGCACGGCTACAAGCAGATCGATTTCGGTTCGCAATCCGGAATGGAGAAGCTTTACGCCGCGGCGCGTGCCGGCAAGCCTGCAAAGCTGTTTGCGGTCTTGAACGCGCGCTTCCACGAACAGGAAGCCTATATCGTCGCCGAAGCCGGCGTCCCCGGCGCGATCACGATCGCGACCAACATGGCCGGCCGCGGTACCGACATCAAGCTCGGCGGCTCGCTCGATATGCGGATCCTGCAGGAGACCGCTGACATTACCGACGAGGCCGAGAAGGCCAAAAAGATCGAACAGATCAAGGCCGACATCGAACGCTTCCGCGAGATCGTGCTGAAAGCCGAGGACGTCATCGAAGTCGAGCCGGCCAAGGGCAGCAAGCCGGCCAAGACCATCACCAGGCCGGGTGGACTCTACATCATGGGCTCGGAACGGCATGAATCCCGCCGTATCGACAACCAGTTGCGCGGCCGTTCCGGCCGTCAGGGCGATCCCGGACGCTCAAAATTCTTCCTGTCGCTGGAAGACGATCTGATGCGGATCTTCGGGTCGGACCGGCTCGACACCATGCTGCAGCGGCTCGGCCTGAAAGAGGGCGAGGCCATCATCCATCCCTGGATCAACAAGGCGCTGGAAAAAGCGCAGCAGAAGGTCGAAGCCCGCAACTTCGACATCCGCAAGAACCTGCTCAAGTTCGACAACGTCCAGAACGACCAGCGCAAGGTGATCTTCGACCAGCGCGTCGAGCTGATGAAGAGCGACAGCGTGGCCGAAATGGTCGCGGACATGCGTCATGACTTCATCGACGACATCGTCGTCAAGCATGTGCCGGAACACGCCTATGCCGAGCAGTGGGATGTTGCAGGCCTCAAGGAAGAACTGAAGCGCGTGCTCGACGTCGACCTGCCGGTCGAGGAATGGGCCAAGGAAGAGGGCATTGCCGACGAGGAGTTGCTGACGCGGATCGAGCAGCGCGTCGACGAGCACATGGCGGCCAAGGTGGCGCAGTGGGGCCCCGAGGTGATGCGCTACGTCGAGAAGACCATCCTGCTGCAGACGCTGGATCACCTCTGGCGCGAGCACCTGATCATGCTCGATCACCTGCGTCAGGTGATCGGCCTGCGCGGCTACGGCCAGCGCGATCCGTTGCAGGAGTACAAGTCGGAAGCCTTCGGCCTGTATGAGGCGATGACCGCGCATCTGCGCGAGGCGGTGACCGCGCAGTTGATGCGCGTCGAGATCGTGCCGCCGGAAGAGCAGCAGCCGGTGCTCCCGGCGATGGAGGCGCACAAGTTCGATCCCAATACCGGCGAGGACGAGATGGCCTTCGCCAACGTCTCGCTGGTGCCTGAAGTCGGCGCCGCCGATCGCGATCCGAAAAACCCCGCGAGCTGGGGCAAGATCGGCCGCAACGAGGATTGCCCCTGCGGCAGCGGCAAGAAGTACAAGCACTGCCACGGCAAATACGCCTGA
- a CDS encoding L,D-transpeptidase family protein: MINRSLVRALVTSAVLAGAGGLLASCNGDDISLANNAKANQPVPPKLIADMAAKDMDLQSPILVRLFKQEAELEIWKQDRSGRFALLKTYPICRWSGDLGPKVREGDRQAPEGFYSISPAQMNPQSAYYLSFNTGYPNAFDKALGRTGSQLMVHGDCSSRGCYAMTDEQIAEIYSLGRESFFGGQKSFQLQAYPFKMTPANMAKHRNNPNMPFWKMIKEGNDHFEVTKQEPKVDFCEKKYVFDAVKPPNATRDPVFDASAKCPAYVIPDEVADAVREKQATDLAETARLIAKGTPVARTNTGIDGGMHRVFAARVPEGNTGLSEPGDGSLSLMARAPGTIPSHVNPPRAPAESRTPSENLLTGAPEQPKLVAAAAPATAPAPAPTRVANAAPTAQNDGFFSNLARKVGLGGAADATASTPPSQPKAPEAKRSEPPRPEAPKATAPKPDAKHAAASRPPLKPSVDTPAPAAKDNLVSGSAPIVSTNSFDSRFGAVK, encoded by the coding sequence TTGATTAACCGCTCGCTGGTTCGCGCGCTCGTCACGTCGGCTGTCCTCGCGGGCGCGGGCGGGCTGCTGGCCAGTTGCAACGGCGATGACATCTCACTGGCCAACAACGCCAAAGCCAACCAGCCGGTCCCGCCGAAACTGATCGCCGACATGGCGGCGAAAGATATGGACCTGCAATCGCCGATCCTGGTCCGGCTGTTCAAGCAGGAAGCCGAACTGGAGATCTGGAAGCAGGACCGTTCCGGCCGCTTCGCGCTGCTCAAGACCTATCCGATCTGCCGCTGGTCGGGCGATCTCGGCCCCAAGGTCCGCGAAGGCGACCGCCAAGCGCCGGAAGGCTTCTATTCGATCTCGCCGGCGCAAATGAACCCGCAGTCGGCCTATTATCTTTCCTTCAACACCGGCTATCCCAACGCGTTCGACAAGGCGCTCGGCCGCACCGGCTCGCAGTTGATGGTGCATGGCGACTGCTCCTCGCGCGGCTGCTACGCGATGACCGACGAGCAGATCGCGGAAATCTATTCGCTGGGCCGCGAATCCTTCTTTGGCGGCCAGAAGTCGTTCCAGTTGCAGGCCTATCCGTTCAAGATGACGCCGGCCAACATGGCCAAGCACCGCAACAACCCGAACATGCCGTTCTGGAAAATGATCAAGGAAGGCAATGATCATTTCGAGGTGACGAAGCAGGAGCCGAAGGTCGATTTCTGTGAAAAGAAGTACGTGTTCGATGCCGTCAAGCCGCCGAACGCGACGCGTGACCCGGTGTTCGATGCTTCGGCCAAGTGCCCGGCCTATGTGATTCCCGACGAAGTCGCCGACGCCGTGCGCGAAAAGCAGGCCACCGACCTCGCCGAAACCGCGCGGCTGATCGCCAAGGGAACGCCGGTTGCCCGCACCAACACCGGTATCGACGGCGGCATGCACCGGGTATTTGCCGCGCGCGTCCCTGAGGGCAACACCGGCCTTTCGGAACCCGGCGACGGCTCCCTGTCGCTGATGGCGCGAGCCCCTGGCACCATTCCATCCCACGTCAATCCGCCCAGGGCGCCGGCCGAGAGCCGTACGCCGTCGGAGAATCTGCTGACTGGCGCGCCGGAACAGCCGAAGCTGGTCGCCGCGGCAGCTCCCGCAACAGCGCCGGCGCCTGCTCCGACACGCGTCGCCAATGCGGCGCCAACCGCGCAGAATGACGGATTCTTCTCCAATCTCGCCCGCAAGGTCGGCCTCGGCGGCGCAGCCGACGCCACCGCCAGCACGCCGCCTTCGCAACCGAAAGCGCCCGAGGCCAAGCGCAGCGAGCCGCCACGGCCGGAAGCGCCGAAGGCTACGGCGCCGAAGCCCGACGCCAAGCATGCTGCCGCCAGCCGACCGCCGCTGAAACCGTCGGTGGATACCCCGGCCCCCGCCGCCAAAGACAATCTGGTCTCCGGCTCCGCACCGATCGTGTCGACGAACTCATTCGACAGCCGCTTCGGGGCGGTGAAGTAG
- a CDS encoding acetyl-CoA carboxylase carboxyltransferase subunit alpha: MPDQMRSYLDFEKPVAELEAKVDELRALAASGSDIGDEISRIEDKSQQALADLYANLTPWQKTLVARHPQRPHFTDFVRALITEFTPMAGDRKFAEDEALMGGFGRFRGEAICVVGQEKGATTDGRIKHNFGMARPEGYRKAVRLMEMADRFGIPVLSLVDSAGAYPGIGAEERGVAEAIARSTDTCLSLGVPNVAIITGEGMSGGAIAITTANKVLMFEHAIYSVISPEAASSILWRDGTKAQEVANGMKITAQDMLRFGVIDQILKEPSGGAHRDPAAMIAATGDAIAEALNDLRNLDAAGIRQHRRQKFLDIGRKLG, encoded by the coding sequence ATGCCGGATCAGATGCGCAGCTATCTCGACTTTGAAAAACCCGTCGCCGAACTCGAGGCCAAGGTCGATGAATTGCGCGCGCTGGCGGCATCCGGCAGCGACATCGGCGATGAGATTTCGCGCATCGAGGACAAGTCGCAGCAGGCGCTGGCTGACCTCTATGCCAATTTGACGCCGTGGCAGAAGACGCTGGTGGCGCGCCATCCGCAGCGCCCGCACTTCACCGATTTCGTCAGGGCGCTGATCACGGAATTCACGCCGATGGCCGGCGACCGCAAGTTCGCCGAAGATGAGGCGCTGATGGGCGGTTTCGGCCGCTTCCGCGGCGAGGCGATCTGCGTGGTCGGCCAGGAAAAGGGAGCTACCACCGACGGCCGCATCAAGCACAATTTCGGCATGGCGCGCCCCGAAGGCTATCGCAAGGCCGTCCGGCTGATGGAGATGGCGGACCGTTTCGGCATTCCCGTGCTGTCGCTGGTCGATTCCGCTGGCGCCTATCCCGGCATCGGCGCCGAGGAGCGTGGCGTGGCGGAAGCCATCGCGCGCTCGACCGACACCTGCCTCTCGCTCGGCGTCCCCAATGTCGCGATCATCACCGGCGAGGGCATGTCGGGCGGCGCCATCGCCATCACCACCGCGAACAAGGTGCTGATGTTCGAACACGCGATCTACAGCGTGATCTCGCCGGAGGCGGCCTCCTCGATCCTGTGGCGCGACGGCACCAAGGCGCAGGAAGTCGCCAACGGCATGAAGATCACCGCCCAGGACATGCTGCGCTTCGGCGTGATCGACCAGATCCTGAAAGAGCCTTCCGGCGGCGCCCATCGCGATCCGGCCGCCATGATCGCGGCCACGGGCGATGCCATCGCGGAGGCCTTGAACGACCTCCGCAATCTGGACGCGGCCGGCATCCGCCAACATCGCCGGCAGAAATTCCTCGATATCGGCCGCAAGCTCGGCTGA
- the xerD gene encoding site-specific tyrosine recombinase XerD → MRSSKTATDAKLTNLFLDMLAAEQGAGDNTLDAYRRDLTDFSEFLGRKGQNFAAAETDVLRDYLADLDARGFKSSSVARRLSAMRHLFRFLLNERIRSDDPAAILSGPKRGRGLPKVLSIADVDRMLTRAKELTLGQSASPQQRLRAMRLYCLLEVLYATGLRVSELVALPLSASRRDARMIVVRGKGNKERLVPLNEASRQAMADYLAAMEALKPEKKKNAVASKWLFPSFGESGHLTRQHFARDLKELAAASGLAPRLVSPHVLRHAFASHLLHNGADLRIVQTLLGHTDISTTQIYTHVVEERLKSLVRDLHPLAEK, encoded by the coding sequence ATGCGTTCCAGCAAAACGGCCACAGACGCGAAACTGACCAACCTGTTCCTCGACATGCTCGCGGCGGAACAGGGGGCGGGCGACAACACGCTTGACGCCTATCGCCGCGACCTCACGGATTTTTCCGAATTTCTCGGCCGCAAGGGACAAAACTTTGCCGCCGCGGAGACCGACGTGCTGCGCGACTACCTCGCCGACCTCGATGCCCGCGGCTTCAAATCCTCCAGCGTAGCGCGCCGGCTGTCGGCGATGCGACATCTGTTCCGCTTCCTCCTGAACGAGCGCATCCGCAGCGACGATCCGGCGGCGATCCTGTCCGGCCCGAAGCGCGGCCGGGGCTTGCCGAAAGTGCTGTCGATCGCGGACGTCGACCGCATGCTGACGCGGGCCAAGGAATTGACGCTAGGCCAGAGCGCGTCGCCACAGCAACGGCTGCGCGCGATGCGGCTGTATTGCCTGCTGGAAGTGCTCTACGCCACGGGCTTGCGCGTCTCGGAACTGGTGGCGCTGCCGCTGTCGGCCTCGCGGCGCGACGCCCGCATGATCGTGGTCCGCGGCAAGGGCAACAAGGAGCGGCTGGTGCCGCTCAACGAAGCGTCGCGGCAGGCGATGGCCGACTATCTCGCCGCGATGGAAGCGCTCAAACCTGAAAAAAAGAAAAACGCCGTCGCATCAAAGTGGCTGTTTCCCTCCTTCGGCGAGAGCGGCCATCTGACGCGGCAGCATTTTGCCCGCGACCTGAAGGAACTGGCAGCGGCATCGGGCCTCGCGCCGCGGCTGGTCTCGCCGCACGTGCTGCGCCATGCCTTTGCCAGCCACCTGCTGCACAATGGCGCCGACCTGCGCATCGTGCAGACGCTGCTCGGCCATACCGACATCTCCACCACGCAGATCTACACCCATGTAGTCGAGGAGCGGCTGAAAAGCCTGGTGCGCGACCTGCACCCGCTGGCGGAGAAGTAA
- a CDS encoding histidine kinase, which yields MPSLFRFLTAVGIIAGVIYGVIFSLANFVTPKSREMTVTIPADKFLKK from the coding sequence ATGCCCAGTTTGTTCCGCTTTCTGACGGCCGTCGGCATCATCGCCGGGGTGATCTATGGCGTGATTTTTTCGCTGGCGAACTTCGTCACGCCAAAGTCACGGGAAATGACGGTCACCATCCCCGCAGACAAGTTCCTCAAGAAATAG